From a single Streptomyces sp. NBC_01264 genomic region:
- a CDS encoding GNAT family N-acetyltransferase — MEPTTLTTARLVLRPHVPSDTDEVYAACQDPAIQRWIPVPVPYGRADAESYVAKVPAGWREDSEYAFAVLLGADGPLVATIGVMPRGTNAHEVGFWTAPDHRRRGYLAEALPAVARWAFTEAGCVRLIWRAGVGNQASLAVAEKAGFVIEGVQRAGIEIRETLRDCWTGALLPSDLDLPSRLPYLPSPVGATP; from the coding sequence ATGGAACCGACCACGCTGACCACCGCGCGCCTCGTCCTGCGCCCCCACGTCCCCTCGGACACCGACGAGGTGTACGCGGCCTGCCAGGACCCGGCGATCCAGCGCTGGATCCCCGTACCCGTCCCGTACGGTCGCGCGGACGCCGAGTCCTACGTGGCCAAGGTCCCGGCGGGGTGGCGCGAGGACTCCGAGTACGCCTTCGCCGTCCTCCTCGGCGCCGACGGCCCGCTGGTCGCCACCATCGGAGTCATGCCGCGCGGCACGAACGCGCACGAGGTCGGCTTCTGGACCGCCCCGGATCACCGGCGCCGCGGCTACCTGGCCGAGGCCCTGCCCGCCGTGGCCCGCTGGGCCTTCACCGAGGCCGGCTGCGTACGGCTGATCTGGCGCGCCGGCGTCGGCAACCAGGCCTCCCTCGCGGTGGCGGAGAAGGCCGGCTTCGTCATCGAGGGCGTCCAGCGCGCGGGCATCGAGATCCGCGAGACCCTGCGGGACTGCTGGACCGGCGCCCTGCTCCCCTCGGACCTGGACCTGCCCTCCCGCCTCCCGTACCTTCCCTCGCCTGTCGGTGCCACCCCCTAG
- a CDS encoding ComF family protein: protein MREWWRGLAGELAGLVLPVGCVGCGAGGAAMLCGACRSELSGAEAGPVRPSPCPAGLPPVYAAAAYREAVRAVVLAHKERGALPLAGALGAALAAAVRAGGAGGAAAGVVALVPVPSARHRVRARGHDPARRIALAASARLRREGVPARVTPVLRLRRAVADQAGLGAAQRRENLAGALEARPGAGRVTAQAARIVIVDDLVTTGSTLAEAARALRAAGAAGAEALVAAVVAAPADSFVRRGGGATRTEQKTCE from the coding sequence ATGCGGGAGTGGTGGCGCGGACTGGCCGGTGAGCTCGCCGGGCTGGTGCTGCCGGTCGGGTGCGTCGGCTGCGGAGCCGGTGGCGCGGCGATGCTGTGCGGAGCCTGCCGGTCGGAGCTCAGTGGGGCCGAGGCGGGGCCGGTACGGCCGTCTCCGTGCCCCGCGGGGCTGCCCCCGGTGTATGCGGCCGCCGCGTACCGGGAGGCCGTACGGGCCGTCGTACTGGCCCACAAGGAGCGCGGCGCGCTGCCGCTGGCCGGCGCCCTCGGAGCCGCTCTGGCGGCCGCGGTGCGCGCGGGCGGGGCCGGTGGGGCGGCCGCGGGGGTTGTGGCCCTGGTTCCCGTGCCCTCCGCGCGGCACCGGGTGCGGGCGCGCGGGCACGATCCGGCGCGCAGGATCGCCCTGGCCGCCTCGGCGCGGCTGCGGCGGGAGGGCGTGCCCGCGCGCGTGACGCCCGTACTGCGGCTGCGGCGGGCGGTGGCCGACCAGGCGGGCCTGGGGGCGGCGCAGCGCCGGGAGAACCTCGCCGGGGCCCTGGAGGCGCGGCCCGGCGCCGGCCGGGTGACGGCGCAGGCGGCCCGGATCGTCATCGTGGACGACCTCGTGACCACCGGATCCACCCTGGCGGAGGCGGCGCGGGCCCTGCGCGCGGCCGGGGCGGCCGGCGCGGAGGCGCTGGTGGCCGCCGTGGTGGCCGCGCCGGCGGACTCCTTCGTCCGTCGCGGCGGGGGCGCAACTCGGACAGAGCAAAAAACTTGTGAATAG
- a CDS encoding DUF6912 family protein encodes MRVYVPLTLPGLAEAHQAGELGPAPLRAYAVTPGLREWYVSDDIEELEYAALTRAAAASLRMIAEDGAAPRKRVVVALDVDDKAATATPGVDEATLGQVALAGAVRLSVAAAVHVDAEEALEDVSAAVAAVPAADGGDEDARFTVDGAEDHELLWFGIQEIPGLLK; translated from the coding sequence ATGCGCGTGTACGTCCCCCTGACCCTGCCCGGGCTCGCCGAGGCGCACCAGGCGGGTGAGCTGGGCCCGGCTCCGCTGCGGGCGTACGCCGTCACGCCCGGTCTGCGCGAGTGGTACGTCTCGGACGACATCGAGGAACTGGAGTACGCCGCCCTGACCAGGGCCGCCGCCGCCTCGCTGCGGATGATCGCCGAGGACGGGGCCGCGCCCCGCAAGCGGGTCGTGGTGGCCCTCGACGTGGACGACAAGGCCGCCACCGCCACCCCGGGCGTCGACGAGGCCACGCTCGGCCAGGTGGCCCTCGCCGGGGCCGTACGGCTCTCGGTGGCGGCCGCGGTGCACGTGGACGCCGAAGAGGCCCTGGAGGACGTGAGCGCCGCCGTGGCGGCCGTCCCGGCCGCGGACGGGGGCGACGAGGACGCGCGCTTCACCGTCGACGGAGCCGAGGACCACGAGCTGCTGTGGTTCGGGATCCAGGAGATTCCGGGGCTGCTGAAGTGA
- a CDS encoding response regulator, with protein sequence MADSFGPVRDDNGAGCRDEDRVAEPIRVLVVDDHALFRRGLEIVLAQEEDIQVVGEAGDGAEAVDKAADLLPDIVLMDVRMPRRGGIEACTSIKEVAPSAKIIMLTISDEEADLYDAIKAGATGYLLKEISTDEVATAIRAVADGQSQISPSMASKLLTEFKSMIQRTDERRLVPAPRLTDRELEVLKLVATGMNNRDIAKELFISENTVKNHVRNILEKLQLHSRMEAVVYAMREKILEIR encoded by the coding sequence ATGGCGGACAGCTTCGGGCCGGTGCGTGATGACAACGGTGCGGGCTGCCGTGACGAGGACCGGGTGGCAGAGCCGATCCGGGTGCTCGTGGTCGACGACCATGCGCTGTTCCGGCGCGGGCTGGAGATCGTCCTCGCGCAGGAGGAGGACATCCAGGTCGTCGGCGAGGCGGGTGACGGGGCGGAGGCCGTGGACAAGGCGGCGGATCTGCTGCCGGACATCGTGCTGATGGACGTGCGGATGCCGCGGCGCGGCGGGATCGAGGCGTGCACCTCGATCAAGGAGGTGGCGCCCTCCGCGAAGATCATCATGCTGACGATCAGCGACGAGGAGGCGGACCTCTACGACGCGATCAAGGCGGGGGCCACCGGGTACCTGCTGAAGGAGATCTCCACGGACGAGGTCGCCACGGCGATCCGGGCGGTGGCGGACGGGCAGTCGCAGATCAGCCCTTCGATGGCGTCGAAGCTGCTCACGGAGTTCAAGTCGATGATCCAGCGGACGGACGAGCGGCGGTTGGTGCCGGCGCCGCGGCTGACGGATCGGGAGCTCGAGGTCTTGAAGCTGGTGGCCACAGGGATGAACAACCGCGATATCGCGAAGGAGTTGTTCATTTCCGAGAACACCGTGAAGAACCATGTGCGGAACATTCTGGAGAAGCTGCAGTTGCACTCCAGGATGGAGGCGGTGGTGTACGCGATGCGGGAGAAGATCCTCGAGATTCGGTAG
- a CDS encoding Rv3235 family protein, translating into MTTSTPRTTTGTTPATGAMEADARSRVPGPSGSSPTAVGAGPGTARPARTAETGAAGPARTAGPGTAGPTRTVETGAARPARTAGAGAGAAGLPGATRSGSPRTAGAVGGSAGTGPGRGAARPAGTGPGAARPGRPGRRRPPTAPHRGSGPHHWFAERLLAVLSGRRPVHSLIGHTIGPAYDQLITLAPADPPQEYAYEARRLSPVLHGCGRFTPGPGVIEAFARIATGDRLTALAFRLEQGPDLRWRCAAVELHGPRP; encoded by the coding sequence ATGACCACCAGCACACCCCGCACCACCACGGGAACCACCCCCGCGACCGGCGCCATGGAGGCCGACGCAAGGTCCCGCGTACCTGGGCCCAGCGGGAGCAGCCCCACCGCCGTGGGAGCCGGTCCCGGGACCGCACGACCGGCTCGCACCGCCGAAACCGGGGCCGCAGGGCCGGCCCGCACCGCCGGTCCCGGGACCGCAGGGCCGACCCGCACCGTCGAAACCGGGGCCGCACGGCCGGCGCGCACCGCCGGAGCCGGGGCCGGAGCCGCCGGGCTGCCCGGGGCCACCAGGAGCGGCAGCCCCCGCACGGCCGGCGCCGTCGGCGGCAGCGCCGGCACCGGTCCCGGCCGGGGCGCCGCGAGGCCTGCCGGGACCGGCCCCGGTGCCGCCAGGCCCGGCCGCCCCGGCCGGCGCCGGCCGCCCACCGCCCCACACCGCGGCAGCGGCCCGCACCACTGGTTCGCCGAACGGCTGCTCGCCGTCCTCAGCGGACGCCGCCCCGTGCACTCCCTGATCGGCCACACCATCGGCCCGGCCTACGACCAGCTGATCACCCTCGCCCCCGCCGACCCCCCGCAGGAGTACGCGTACGAGGCCCGCCGGCTCAGCCCCGTCCTGCACGGATGCGGCCGCTTCACCCCCGGCCCGGGGGTCATCGAGGCCTTCGCCCGCATCGCGACGGGCGACCGACTCACCGCGCTGGCCTTCCGCCTGGAGCAGGGACCCGACCTGCGCTGGCGCTGCGCCGCCGTGGAACTCCACGGCCCCCGCCCATGA
- the secA gene encoding preprotein translocase subunit SecA yields MSVFNKLMRAGEGKILKKLHRIADQVNSIEEDFVNLSDADLRALTDEYKQRFQDGESLDDLLPEAFATVREAAKRVLGQRHYDVQMMGGAALHLGYVAEMKTGEGKTLVGTLPAYLNALSGKGVHLITVNDYLAERDSEMMGRVHKFLGLEVGCILANMSPAQRREQYAADITYGTNNEFGFDYLRDNMAWSQDELVQRGHNFAVVDEVDSILVDEARTPLIISGPADQATKWYADFAKLVTRLTKGEPGQPLKGIEETGDYEVDEKKRTVGIHESGVAKVEDWLGIENLYESVNTPLVGYLNNAIKAKELFKNDKDYVVIDGEVMIVDEHTGRILAGRRYNEGMHQAIEAKEGVDIKDENQTLATITLQNFFRLYSKLSGMTGTAMTEAAEFHQIYKLGVVPIPTNRDMVRKDQADLIYRTEVAKFAAVVDDIAEKHEKGQPILVGTTSVEKSEYLSQQLSKRGIPHEVLNAKQHDREATIVAQAGRRGAVTVATNMAGRGTDIKLGGNPDDLAEAELRQRGLDPEEHIEEWAHALPEALTRAEAAVKAEFEEVKDLGGLYVLGTERHESRRIDNQLRGRSGRQGDPGESRFYLSLGDDLMRLFKAQMVERVMSMANVPDDVPIENKMVTRAIASAQSQVETQNFETRKNVLKYDEVLNNQRTVIYKERRRVLEGEDLQDQIRHMMDDTIDAYITAETVEGFAEEWDLDRLWNAFRQLYPIKVTVEELEDAAGDRAGITAEFIAESVKDDIHEQYEAREATLGSDIMRELERRVVLSVLDRKWREHLYEMDYLQEGIGLRAMAQKDPLVEYQREGFDMFNAMQEGIKEESVGYLFNLEVQVEQQVEEVLVSDSGPSLAKPEIRAKGLDAPQRPDRLHFSAPSVDGEGGVVEGDFESDSGEDSGMTRAERRKAAKATGGRRRKK; encoded by the coding sequence GTGTCCGTCTTCAACAAGCTCATGCGTGCAGGCGAAGGCAAGATCCTCAAAAAACTGCACCGCATCGCGGACCAGGTCAACTCCATCGAAGAGGACTTCGTCAACCTCTCCGACGCCGACTTGCGTGCGCTCACGGACGAGTACAAGCAGCGCTTCCAGGACGGCGAGAGCCTGGACGACCTGCTGCCCGAGGCCTTCGCGACGGTCCGCGAGGCCGCGAAGCGCGTCCTCGGCCAGCGTCACTACGACGTCCAGATGATGGGCGGCGCCGCCCTGCACCTCGGCTACGTCGCCGAGATGAAGACCGGTGAGGGCAAGACCCTCGTCGGCACGCTCCCGGCGTACCTGAACGCGCTGTCCGGCAAGGGCGTCCACCTGATCACGGTGAACGACTACCTCGCCGAGCGCGACTCCGAGATGATGGGCCGGGTGCACAAGTTCCTCGGCCTGGAGGTCGGGTGCATCCTCGCGAACATGTCTCCGGCGCAGCGCCGTGAGCAGTACGCCGCCGACATCACGTACGGCACGAACAACGAGTTCGGCTTCGACTACCTCCGCGACAACATGGCGTGGTCGCAGGACGAGCTCGTCCAGCGCGGCCACAACTTCGCCGTGGTCGACGAGGTCGACTCGATCCTCGTCGACGAGGCCCGCACCCCGCTGATCATCTCGGGCCCGGCCGACCAGGCCACCAAGTGGTACGCGGACTTCGCGAAGCTGGTCACGCGCCTGACCAAGGGCGAGCCCGGCCAGCCCCTCAAGGGCATCGAGGAGACCGGCGACTACGAGGTCGACGAGAAGAAGCGCACCGTCGGCATCCACGAGTCCGGTGTCGCGAAGGTCGAGGACTGGCTCGGCATCGAGAACCTCTACGAGTCGGTGAACACCCCGCTCGTCGGTTACCTCAACAACGCGATCAAGGCCAAGGAGCTCTTCAAGAACGACAAGGACTACGTCGTCATCGACGGCGAAGTCATGATCGTCGACGAGCACACCGGCCGCATCCTCGCCGGCCGCCGCTACAACGAGGGCATGCACCAGGCGATCGAGGCGAAGGAAGGGGTGGACATCAAGGACGAGAACCAGACCCTCGCCACGATCACCCTCCAGAACTTCTTCCGCCTGTACTCCAAGCTGTCGGGCATGACCGGTACGGCCATGACCGAGGCCGCCGAGTTCCACCAGATCTACAAGCTCGGTGTCGTCCCGATCCCGACCAACCGCGACATGGTCCGCAAGGACCAGGCGGACCTGATCTACCGCACCGAGGTCGCGAAGTTCGCCGCCGTCGTCGACGACATCGCGGAGAAGCACGAGAAGGGCCAGCCGATCCTCGTCGGTACGACGTCGGTCGAGAAGTCCGAGTACCTCTCGCAGCAGCTCTCCAAGCGCGGTATCCCGCACGAGGTGCTGAACGCGAAGCAGCACGACCGTGAGGCCACGATCGTCGCCCAGGCGGGCCGCCGCGGCGCCGTCACGGTCGCCACGAACATGGCCGGCCGTGGTACCGACATCAAGCTCGGCGGCAACCCGGACGACCTCGCCGAGGCCGAGCTGCGCCAGCGCGGCCTGGACCCGGAGGAGCACATCGAGGAGTGGGCGCACGCCCTTCCCGAGGCGCTCACGCGGGCCGAGGCGGCCGTGAAGGCGGAGTTCGAGGAGGTCAAGGACCTCGGCGGGCTGTACGTGCTGGGCACCGAGCGCCACGAGTCGCGCCGTATCGACAACCAGCTGCGCGGCCGCTCCGGCCGACAGGGCGACCCGGGCGAGTCCCGCTTCTACCTGTCGCTCGGCGACGACCTGATGCGGCTGTTCAAGGCGCAGATGGTCGAGCGCGTCATGTCGATGGCGAACGTGCCGGACGACGTGCCGATCGAGAACAAGATGGTCACGCGGGCCATCGCTTCGGCCCAGTCGCAGGTCGAGACCCAGAACTTCGAGACGCGCAAGAACGTCCTGAAGTACGACGAGGTCCTCAACAACCAGCGCACGGTCATCTACAAGGAGCGCCGCCGCGTCCTGGAGGGCGAGGACCTCCAGGACCAGATCCGTCACATGATGGACGACACGATCGACGCGTACATCACGGCCGAGACGGTCGAGGGGTTCGCGGAGGAGTGGGACCTGGACCGGCTGTGGAACGCCTTCCGGCAGCTCTACCCGATCAAGGTCACGGTGGAGGAGCTGGAGGACGCCGCGGGCGACCGCGCGGGCATCACCGCCGAGTTCATCGCGGAGTCCGTCAAGGACGACATCCACGAGCAGTACGAGGCGCGCGAGGCCACGCTCGGCTCCGACATCATGCGCGAGCTGGAGCGGCGCGTGGTGCTGTCGGTGCTGGACCGCAAGTGGCGCGAGCACCTGTACGAGATGGACTACCTGCAGGAGGGCATCGGCCTGCGCGCGATGGCCCAGAAGGACCCGCTGGTCGAGTACCAGCGCGAGGGCTTCGACATGTTCAACGCCATGCAGGAGGGCATCAAGGAGGAGTCCGTCGGCTACCTGTTCAACCTGGAGGTCCAGGTCGAGCAGCAGGTCGAGGAGGTCCTGGTGTCGGACTCCGGTCCGTCCCTGGCCAAGCCGGAGATCCGGGCGAAGGGTCTGGACGCCCCGCAGCGGCCGGACCGGCTGCACTTCTCCGCTCCCAGCGTCGACGGTGAGGGCGGCGTCGTCGAGGGCGACTTCGAATCGGATTCCGGTGAGGACTCCGGGATGACGCGCGCGGAGCGCCGTAAGGCCGCGAAGGCCACGGGCGGCCGTCGCCGCAAGAAGTAA
- the hpf gene encoding ribosome hibernation-promoting factor, HPF/YfiA family, translated as MDIVVKGRKTEVPDRFRKHVAEKLNPERIQKLDAKVISLDVEVSKEHNPRQADRSDRVEITLRSRGPVIRAEASAADAYAALDLAQDKLEARLRKQHDKRYTRRGAGRLSAAEVADVVPNAATLNGNGEPVNGEKTDAIPTTRIGSLEVQGDGPLVVREKTHSAAPMSLDQALYEMELVGHDFYLFVDSDTKMPSVVYRRHGYDYGVIHLNASDAASSSGELDGAGAGGALGG; from the coding sequence GTGGACATCGTCGTCAAGGGCCGTAAGACCGAGGTGCCCGACCGGTTCCGCAAGCACGTGGCCGAGAAGCTGAATCCGGAGCGGATCCAGAAGCTCGACGCGAAGGTGATCAGCTTGGACGTCGAGGTGTCCAAGGAGCACAACCCGCGCCAGGCCGACCGTTCCGACCGCGTGGAGATCACCCTGCGTTCGCGGGGCCCGGTGATTCGTGCCGAGGCTTCCGCCGCCGACGCGTACGCGGCGCTCGACCTCGCTCAGGACAAGCTGGAGGCCCGGCTGCGCAAGCAGCACGACAAGCGCTACACGCGGCGCGGCGCGGGACGGCTCTCGGCGGCCGAGGTCGCCGACGTGGTCCCGAACGCCGCCACCCTCAACGGCAACGGCGAGCCGGTCAACGGCGAGAAGACGGACGCGATTCCGACGACGAGGATCGGATCGCTGGAAGTGCAGGGCGACGGCCCGCTCGTCGTGCGCGAGAAGACCCACTCGGCCGCACCCATGTCGCTCGACCAGGCCCTGTACGAGATGGAACTGGTCGGTCACGACTTCTATCTGTTCGTCGATTCCGACACCAAGATGCCGAGCGTCGTCTACCGGCGCCACGGTTACGACTACGGCGTGATCCACCTCAATGCCTCCGACGCCGCCTCCAGCTCGGGTGAGCTCGACGGCGCGGGAGCGGGTGGCGCGCTGGGAGGCTGA
- a CDS encoding HAD family hydrolase produces MAPVPAPAAPHIIWDWNGTLLHDIDAVIAATNASFAELGFEPITLERYRELYVVPVPKFYERLMGRLPTDAEWLVMDEAFHRHYWAAAEDAGLAEGARELLRGWQEEGLTQSLLSLAPHDKLVPLVRAHGIDTHFLRVDGRTGPSHTTKAGHLVRHLAALDGTGVTAGRTVLIGDAVDDALAAAHVGARAVLYTGGSHSRGSLESAGVPVVDSLAEAVRTARELAG; encoded by the coding sequence GTGGCGCCGGTCCCCGCTCCCGCGGCCCCGCACATCATCTGGGACTGGAACGGCACGCTGCTCCACGACATCGACGCCGTGATAGCCGCCACCAACGCCTCCTTCGCCGAGCTCGGCTTCGAGCCGATCACCCTGGAGCGGTACCGCGAGCTGTACGTCGTACCGGTGCCGAAGTTCTACGAGCGCCTCATGGGCCGGCTCCCCACGGACGCCGAGTGGCTGGTCATGGACGAGGCCTTCCACCGCCACTACTGGGCGGCCGCCGAGGACGCGGGGCTCGCCGAGGGCGCCCGCGAGCTGCTGCGGGGCTGGCAGGAGGAGGGGCTCACCCAGTCCCTGCTGTCCCTCGCGCCCCACGACAAGCTCGTGCCGCTCGTCCGGGCACACGGCATCGACACGCACTTCCTGCGCGTCGACGGGCGTACCGGGCCCTCCCACACCACCAAGGCGGGACACCTCGTACGTCACTTGGCGGCCCTGGACGGGACGGGAGTGACGGCCGGACGTACGGTCCTCATCGGAGACGCCGTGGACGACGCGCTGGCCGCCGCGCACGTGGGCGCGCGGGCCGTCCTCTATACGGGCGGTTCGCACAGCCGGGGCAGTCTGGAATCAGCCGGTGTACCCGTAGTGGACAGCCTGGCGGAGGCCGTACGCACTGCTCGCGAGCTGGCCGGATAG
- a CDS encoding winged helix-turn-helix domain-containing protein, whose amino-acid sequence MTPTPSLSLSADEARRIALRAQGFLGAPDRRGGVRGVLRHLGAVQLDTISVLARSHELVPYARLGAVGRSSVEASYWSDHHAFEYWSHAACILPIEEWPHFAFRRRARKARGHRWHVLADKDRSTKTVLDRLTAEGPLTSTELGGAKNGGEWFEWSETKIAVEWLLDIGEVVCTERRGWKRVYDLPERAVPSALLHDELDDRECKRRLVALAGQSLGVGTRSDIADYHRLKNQDFDAVAEDAGLVPVEVEGWGKPAWADPSALSTLPRGRHRTTLLSPFDSLIWERPRTERIFGFTHRLEAYVPKPRRIHGYFAMPLLAGGHLQGRVDPAREGTTLVARQLSLTTPKAARPMAEALREAATWVGCDTIRIDRASSPAEAAAVTAELTTL is encoded by the coding sequence ATGACGCCCACGCCCTCCCTGTCCCTCTCCGCCGACGAGGCCCGCCGCATCGCGCTGCGCGCGCAGGGATTCCTGGGCGCTCCGGACCGGCGCGGCGGGGTCCGCGGCGTCCTGCGCCACCTGGGCGCCGTCCAGCTCGACACGATCTCCGTCCTGGCCCGCTCCCACGAGCTCGTCCCGTACGCGCGCCTCGGCGCGGTCGGGCGCTCCAGCGTCGAAGCCTCGTACTGGTCGGACCACCACGCCTTCGAGTACTGGTCGCACGCGGCCTGCATCCTGCCGATCGAGGAATGGCCGCACTTCGCCTTCCGCCGCCGGGCCCGCAAGGCCCGCGGCCACCGCTGGCACGTCCTGGCCGACAAGGACCGCTCGACGAAGACGGTGCTGGACCGCCTCACGGCCGAGGGCCCCCTGACCTCCACCGAACTGGGCGGCGCCAAGAACGGCGGCGAGTGGTTCGAATGGTCCGAGACGAAGATCGCGGTCGAGTGGCTCCTCGACATCGGCGAGGTCGTCTGCACCGAGCGCCGCGGCTGGAAGCGGGTCTACGACCTCCCGGAGCGCGCGGTCCCTTCCGCCCTGCTCCACGACGAGCTGGACGACCGCGAGTGCAAGCGCCGCCTGGTGGCCCTCGCGGGGCAGTCCCTGGGCGTGGGCACCCGCTCCGACATCGCGGACTACCACCGCCTCAAGAACCAGGACTTCGACGCGGTGGCCGAGGACGCGGGCCTGGTCCCCGTGGAGGTCGAGGGCTGGGGAAAGCCGGCCTGGGCGGACCCCTCGGCCCTTTCCACGCTCCCCCGGGGCCGCCACCGCACGACGCTCCTCTCCCCGTTCGACTCCCTGATCTGGGAACGCCCGCGCACGGAGCGGATCTTCGGCTTCACCCACCGCCTGGAGGCCTACGTGCCCAAGCCCCGGCGGATCCACGGCTACTTCGCGATGCCCCTGCTGGCCGGAGGCCACCTCCAGGGCCGCGTGGACCCGGCCCGCGAGGGCACCACCCTGGTGGCCCGCCAACTCTCCCTGACCACACCGAAGGCAGCCCGCCCCATGGCCGAAGCCCTCCGCGAAGCCGCCACCTGGGTCGGCTGCGACACGATCCGCATCGACCGCGCGAGCTCTCCTGCGGAAGCAGCAGCGGTAACGGCAGAGCTGACGACCCTCTGA
- a CDS encoding LpqB family beta-propeller domain-containing protein, producing MGAEPGRSRRRAPRALGVVRALALGVAGLLLAGCASMPDHGEVRPVEASQGVDSQVRVFGVPPADKASPQEIVDGFLEAMTSDDPQLQTARKYLTAEAAEKWKPGAAVTVLSSGLDRFSVPGEKDPAAPRFKIAGKMLATVDERSAYQPDDRRYEQFLQLQQTGDQWRIATPPSSLVLSESDFQRIYRPVNKYYFAGSTLVADPVYVRQRSDPDSRMDPTTQTVTSLLDGPSKWLGPVVTSSFPTGTELREGTKSLSIDGQNALRVPLNKNADDVVEPQCRRMATQLLYTVKDLTGFRIDRVDIVRSDGTTRCQVSEVDAAVIANLPLSPGHQYYVDAEHRLQRLNLDPNREDQQDPPSPAPGPLSGNPAFKVGSAAVSYDEKRAAVVSEDGHGLYVVNLTTAGPMPPPMLTGKGAKPYGLATPTWDATGDLWVADPDPQDPALWRLPGGTGAPERVEVSGLAGGRITGLKASPDGVRIALLVQRESRKYLYTGRIERPEKGDASAVAVRELRPAAPQLADVTAMSWAPRGRLLVVGRESGGVVQARYMLSDGSMVGAGLPGATGLVAVAASEDEKKPVVAESLEDGIVWLPPGAQWRTVVAGGKAPVYPG from the coding sequence ATGGGCGCTGAGCCGGGCCGGTCGCGCCGTCGCGCGCCGCGCGCCCTCGGCGTCGTCAGGGCCCTCGCCCTCGGTGTGGCGGGGCTGCTGTTGGCCGGCTGCGCCTCCATGCCCGACCACGGTGAGGTCCGTCCCGTGGAGGCCTCCCAGGGCGTCGACTCCCAGGTCCGCGTCTTCGGCGTGCCGCCGGCCGACAAGGCCAGTCCGCAGGAGATCGTCGACGGCTTCCTGGAGGCCATGACCAGCGATGATCCGCAGCTCCAGACCGCCCGCAAGTACCTCACTGCGGAAGCGGCGGAGAAATGGAAGCCCGGAGCGGCCGTCACCGTGCTCTCCTCGGGCCTGGACCGGTTCTCCGTACCGGGCGAGAAGGACCCGGCGGCCCCCCGGTTCAAGATCGCGGGCAAGATGCTGGCCACGGTGGACGAGCGCAGCGCCTACCAGCCGGACGACCGGCGCTACGAGCAGTTCCTCCAGCTCCAGCAGACGGGCGACCAGTGGCGGATCGCGACCCCGCCCAGCAGCCTGGTGCTGAGCGAGTCCGACTTCCAGCGCATCTACCGGCCGGTCAACAAGTACTACTTCGCGGGCTCCACGCTCGTCGCCGACCCCGTCTACGTGCGCCAGCGCAGCGACCCCGACTCCCGGATGGACCCCACCACTCAGACCGTCACCTCGCTGCTGGACGGTCCCTCCAAGTGGCTCGGGCCGGTGGTCACTTCCAGCTTCCCGACCGGTACGGAACTGCGCGAGGGCACCAAGTCCCTTTCGATCGACGGCCAGAACGCGCTGCGCGTACCGCTGAACAAGAACGCGGACGACGTCGTGGAGCCGCAGTGCCGCCGGATGGCGACCCAACTCCTGTACACGGTCAAGGACCTGACGGGCTTTCGGATCGACCGGGTCGACATCGTGCGCTCCGACGGCACCACCCGCTGCCAGGTGTCCGAGGTGGACGCCGCCGTGATCGCCAACCTGCCGCTCTCGCCCGGGCACCAGTACTACGTGGACGCCGAGCACCGGCTGCAGCGGCTCAACCTGGACCCGAACCGCGAGGACCAGCAGGACCCGCCGTCACCGGCTCCCGGGCCGTTGTCCGGGAACCCGGCCTTCAAGGTGGGCTCCGCCGCCGTGTCCTACGACGAGAAGCGCGCCGCGGTCGTCTCCGAGGACGGGCACGGGCTGTACGTGGTCAACCTGACCACCGCCGGACCGATGCCGCCGCCGATGCTGACGGGCAAGGGGGCCAAGCCCTACGGGCTCGCCACCCCGACGTGGGATGCGACCGGCGACCTGTGGGTCGCGGACCCCGACCCGCAGGACCCGGCGCTGTGGCGGCTGCCCGGCGGCACCGGAGCACCCGAACGGGTCGAGGTGTCCGGGCTGGCCGGCGGGCGGATCACGGGGCTGAAGGCCTCGCCCGACGGGGTGCGGATCGCGCTGCTGGTGCAGCGGGAGAGCCGCAAGTACCTGTACACCGGGCGGATCGAGCGGCCCGAGAAGGGCGACGCCTCGGCGGTCGCGGTGCGCGAGCTGCGCCCGGCCGCTCCGCAGCTGGCCGACGTGACGGCGATGAGCTGGGCGCCGCGGGGCCGGCTGCTGGTGGTGGGCCGGGAGAGCGGCGGGGTCGTGCAGGCCCGCTACATGCTGTCCGACGGCTCGATGGTCGGGGCCGGGCTGCCCGGCGCGACGGGGCTGGTGGCGGTCGCCGCGAGCGAGGACGAGAAGAAGCCGGTGGTCGCCGAGTCCTTGGAGGACGGCATCGTGTGGCTGCCGCCGGGGGCGCAGTGGCGCACGGTGGTGGCCGGCGGGAAGGCTCCGGTCTACCCGGGCTGA